The Litoribacterium kuwaitense genome has a segment encoding these proteins:
- a CDS encoding class D sortase, whose amino-acid sequence MSRVFIFLTITVGVFMLVYGASEQFSMAKQQKDTLTTAQQLVNQDTEPVNRTSPEDAAIAQAEKTPEVETEDGVMGVLEIPAIDAELPIVEGTTYEQLERGVGHFSKTGLPGEDRQVLISGHRDTTFRKTGDLKIGDQVTVSLSSGDHTYEIKSFDIVDWDDRTVIDLTESGERLTLTTCYPFSYIGDAPERYIINAERVN is encoded by the coding sequence ATGAGCCGTGTGTTTATTTTTTTAACCATTACTGTCGGGGTTTTTATGCTCGTATATGGCGCATCGGAACAATTCAGTATGGCGAAGCAACAGAAGGATACGCTTACGACAGCACAGCAGCTCGTAAATCAAGATACAGAGCCTGTGAATCGGACATCGCCTGAGGATGCTGCGATTGCGCAGGCAGAAAAAACGCCTGAAGTCGAGACTGAGGATGGCGTAATGGGTGTGTTGGAAATTCCTGCGATTGACGCAGAGCTGCCGATCGTTGAAGGAACGACGTATGAACAGCTTGAACGTGGGGTTGGTCATTTTTCTAAAACGGGTCTTCCAGGTGAAGATCGTCAAGTGTTAATCTCCGGCCATCGCGATACGACCTTTCGAAAAACAGGTGATTTAAAAATTGGCGATCAGGTAACAGTGTCGTTAAGTTCGGGCGATCATACATATGAGATCAAATCCTTTGATATCGTTGATTGGGATGATCGCACGGTGATTGATCTGACTGAAAGTGGTGAGCGCTTGACCTTGACAACTTGCTATCCGTTTTCCTACATCGGGGATGCGCCTGAAAGATATATCATTAACGCCGAGCGTGTTAATTAA